A stretch of DNA from Candidatus Margulisiibacteriota bacterium:
ACCGAGTATGTAATTTGCATATTTTTGAAATTGGTACGTATATCGCGGAGCATTGACAGCCACTCTACTAATTGCTCCGGCCTCATCATCCCACCTCTCTATTGCTCTCTTCATTCTTGGCCAAGACTGGTCCGCTAAACTGTTATACGGTATCCATGAACCCCTACCATTGCAGCCAAATCGTTTATAATTTTTTCATATATTTGTGCTTCATCTATTTTCCCTTGATTAAATAATTCTTTGCATGTTGCTAATAGCGTTCCGGTATAACCTGCTACGTCTATTATTTGATTGAAGTATTTTTTTGACTGATTTTTCCAATAATTATAACTTTCCACCTACTACGCCTCCCTTCCTGTTTACTTACATTGTCTTATATTAATACTATTATATCCCTTTGAGATATCCTTTGTCAAGCTTTATTTTCTTACTTTGTATTTAAATATTAACCTATCGGTCCGGGCGCCGGCGCCTGCGGTCCCCTGGTTGGCCGGCAGCTCTCCCCAGGCCCTGCAGCTCCTCTCTCCTTCCGGGGCGCCGGCGTTCCCCTGGTTGGCCACCTGGCGGACCTGGTGCCGGCGCCGGTGGTACCCTGTATGGCCGGCAGCTCTCCCCAGGCCCTGCAGCTCCTCTCTCCTTCCGGGGCGCCGGCTGCCACCTTGTTGGTCACCTGGCGGTCCTGGCGCCGGCGCCTGTTTTTTCTTTCTGCCTCCTGCTTTTAGTTCAATTGACGTATCTTCTTTTTCTCATCTCAATTTTTCCTTGTCTTACAGTTATGTTGTATTTCCTGACGCATCGGCTGCATAAATTATCTAAAACCCAATAACACCCCTCTACGCATGGGAATTTATCAGTACATGCACAAATAATGCATGTTCTTTCTTGCCGAAATCCGTTCATCATATCAAATTCCCGTTTCCACCCCTTTTCCGCTATTTCTTGTAGTGCTGGTGTTATTGCCACCTTTTCCTGTATTTCCTTTGCTATTTCTCTTGCTATCACTGCTGTTGGTCCAATATTACGGGGGTGCCTTAGTGCCAGTTGTAATTGGCACATTATGACCCATGCTTCCAAAGGTGTTACGTCCATTTTTATCACCTTTAGATCATTGACATACCTCTCAAAATCACTTTTGAAGCGGCGAATATTTTCCGGCTTCATGTTCTTTTCCTCCTCTTGTTGGAAATGATTTTATTGAAATAAACTTCCGTTTTTGCTATATTTAAGATTGATCAGCCTCCTTTTTTTTGCTTGATATATAGTTCCGTTTTTGTATTTTCTCATCACCACCTTAAGCCGATTTTTTGACCGATATATAATACCGCTTTTATACGTAACCGGAGGCGAATCCTAAAGGAGGTGTTTCTCCCCTTGGTTACAAATTCGGTATTGCCTTCAGTGGTAAAAAAATTTCGCTTGCCAGAAATTTTAAACGCTTCTGAACAATCCGCCCTTCTATCTATTCCTAACAAAAATGCTCCTACCGGTCTTCGTAACTTTTGTATGCTTTCTCTTTTTCTCAACCTGGGGCTGAGAGTAAATGAGTTAATCTTACTCAAAGTTAAAGACATTGACTGGCTAAGCGGTAAACTTACCGTACGGGAAGGCAAAGGTGGTCGTGACCGCATCCTTTGGCTCTCAGAAAATGATCTCGAGCAGCTGCATCAGTGGCGTTTAATTCGTCCACCTGGCGGCAGCTATCTTTTCTGCACCCTTGCCG
This window harbors:
- a CDS encoding tyrosine-type recombinase/integrase, with protein sequence MVTNSVLPSVVKKFRLPEILNASEQSALLSIPNKNAPTGLRNFCMLSLFLNLGLRVNELILLKVKDIDWLSGKLTVREGKGGRDRILWLSENDLEQLHQWRLIRPPGGSYLFCTLAGGRLNDRYVRDMVKRYARRAGIEKDIHPHTLRHTFATDLLRDTKNIRLVQRALGHVSIANTMIYTHIVDDELESSLKSFRNNRLPSRKEG